A genome region from Physeter macrocephalus isolate SW-GA chromosome 4, ASM283717v5, whole genome shotgun sequence includes the following:
- the LOC112063836 gene encoding ATP synthase subunit e, mitochondrial-like gives MVPPVQVSALIKLGRYSALLLSVAYRESQALQLPETQAEEERKIAAEEEKKQDELKRIEITDEESILK, from the exons ATGGTACCACCGGTGCAGGTCTCTGCGCTCATCAAGCTTGGCCGCTACTCCGCCCTGCTCCTCAGTGTGGCCTACAGAGAGAGCCAAGCGCTGCAATTACCTGAAACCcaggcagaagaggagaggaagataGCAGctgaggaggaaaagaagcagGATGAGCTGAAACGCATTGAGATAACCG ATGAAGAAAGCATTCTAAAATAA